A window of the Mucilaginibacter sp. cycad4 genome harbors these coding sequences:
- a CDS encoding SDR family oxidoreductase — protein MKVKDKTIIVTGAGSGLGRALVIILLNRGAKVIALDINAASLKETVVHSQHSSDVIFTYQLDIADKEAVEQTAKIILSKHKHVDGLINNAGIIQPFVKFNDVSYETIERVFKINLFGTIYLTKAFLPHLITQQQAHIINIASMGGFLPVPGQTIYCAAKAGVKLLTEGLISELTESNIEVTIVFPGAMNTNIMANSGLKQPTSEPDKKQPKTMTPAMAAIQIINAMEAGKTRVFVGSDSRFMDWLYRISPRFAAQMIYKKMRSKLN, from the coding sequence ATGAAAGTAAAAGATAAAACCATAATTGTTACCGGTGCCGGCAGCGGCCTGGGTAGGGCTTTAGTGATAATCTTGCTTAACAGGGGGGCCAAGGTAATTGCGTTGGACATTAATGCCGCCAGTTTAAAAGAAACGGTTGTACACAGCCAACATAGCAGTGATGTCATATTCACTTATCAATTAGACATTGCGGATAAAGAAGCTGTAGAACAAACTGCAAAAATCATCTTGTCAAAACACAAGCATGTGGATGGATTAATTAACAATGCGGGCATCATACAGCCATTCGTCAAATTCAATGACGTTAGCTATGAAACCATTGAACGAGTGTTTAAGATCAATTTATTCGGCACGATTTACCTAACCAAGGCATTTCTACCTCATTTAATAACGCAACAGCAGGCGCATATTATCAATATTGCCAGTATGGGTGGCTTCCTTCCCGTACCCGGTCAAACAATATACTGTGCGGCCAAAGCAGGCGTTAAATTATTGACAGAGGGGCTGATCTCTGAACTTACAGAAAGTAATATTGAGGTTACGATTGTTTTTCCCGGCGCCATGAATACCAATATTATGGCCAATTCAGGTTTAAAACAGCCAACTTCAGAACCAGATAAAAAACAGCCGAAAACAATGACACCTGCAATGGCGGCAATCCAGATTATCAATGCGATGGAGGCAGGCAAAACACGTGTTTTCGTTGGTTCGGATTCGAGATTTATGGACTGGCTCTATAGGATCTCACCACGTTTTGCCGCGCAAATGATCTACAAAAAAATGAGATCAAAATTGAATTAA